The DNA window TAGCGGCTGTCGAATCCAATTCTTCCCTGAAACTACCGCACTACCACTGTACCGGTTcgtttcttttattttttccctccccgccggccgctcGCCCGTCCTCCCCGCGCCGTCCTGTCCCGCCCCGTCGCACCTCCGCCGGCGTGCCACGGGCAGCTCCCCGCGCCGACCCGTCCCTCTGCCGGCAAGCTCCCGCGCGGGAGGcgccgccggcgcgggggcgagcTCCGCCGCGAGCATGGGCTCGCCCCTAGGGCGAGATCCGCCCCGAGGGCGCCGCCGGCGCGAGCCTCCGCGGCCCCGGGCCCCAGACCTGCTCCGCCGGCCTCCGGCGACACCCCGAGGTCCCGGCGCTGTTCTCCACCGCGCGCTCGGGAGGATGGAGATGCTGACAAGCAGGACCCGCTCGTCGGGGGGGGTGGAAGTTGAGTGTTTGGGCCGTGGATTACACGTGGGGTTCGTGGGGTTCGGTTAACAGTTTTTCTCAAAAGGTGCGGCTGCCCAACCAAACGTTTTTTTACTTTCTCGTATCTCACACCTCACAGCAGATTTTCTACAGCCTATGCCTATTTTTTCAAAAGCCACAGCTCAATTAATCACACCCTTAatccttttttttattttctgaaTTCTTTGCCAGAAATAGCATAAAGAACAATGCAATGATAAATTGCATAAGGGCACTGTGGATACAAAATGTCTAATGAAGCGGCATGGCGCAGAGTCGTGACATACATGTGGAACGCCATGTAATAGTATGGACTGATTTAAAGAGGAGATTTCAAAGACTTAGATCTAGATGAACAATAGCTCAAAATCTTGAGAGCCAAGAATCAAGAATGTCCTCCTCTCGTTTCTTGCTGAAAATGTGATTGCCATCTTAGAACAATAGGAACGTCTAGTAATCAGGGATGACAGCACCCTGGAAACAGTTATTTTCATCTGTAAAGAAAAATAATCAACACCTACTATTTTTTAACATTCAACACCTGCTCATTTGGGATAGCAACTATTAGTATAAGGGTATCATGTCATCCCAAGTTTGCATATTTTAAATGGTCTTGTTCTTAATCCTTTGCCATACTATACTCTGGCCAGTCTTGTTAAAATATTTAGGCCTACGGCTGGAAATAAAGATCGCAAGTTACCTTGAGAGGTTAGATCTTCACGTGCTCAGTTAAAGATTGACTAGAAATCGAGCCTGATCTCAAGCGACTACAGTGACGCTGAGCTAGCTAGTCTTTTACCTATGCGGGACAAGTTAGGGGGTACATGATGTATGCAACATGCCTGCACAGGTGTGCGTGCCCCGGTCTACGCGTGTCGGTGTTGATGGACGCATATCGATCTATGGTTGGAGTATGGGAAGAAGCCCACAAGAGCAACTGGGATAATTTAGATCCTTCAGCGTGATCTATAAAGTGACACTTTAACTGATAGTAATGTCTAACAGCATTTTTTATGCTAGAGTAGAAATGGTTATACATTCACAGTTAAAGATGAAAAGGGGTGGATTATGTTAAGAGTAGAAATGGTTAGCCGTAATTCCAGCCACCGCAGCACTGGGCATTTGGCCGGCAGATTGCTGGGCGTACCAGCAACAGGCCTAATGCGACCGTTGCCAATAAAGCGGAACGTGCCGTCCAACCGGGACCTCCTTTTGGATTCACCACCGACTCCACTCATCAGTCAGCATCATTTAGGAGGAGCAGTTGTTGAAAACTCACTCAGGTTCAGGCATGAGAGGATTGGCGTAAACGGCACTCCACTTTTTCTGGCAAGCGAGCGCTTGCCGCCCGCGCACTCACCAGGCAGTTCGTGGGTTCGCGTGCCACGGCTGCCAAACCCACACATGTTGCATGGCGTGAGCGGCGCCACACTGCCCACAAAAATTTCAGAGCAGATCGCCAAACGGGTTATTCCCCCTAAACGGTTGGGCGATCAATCAGGAACTAATCACATTAGTAGTATCTGGAAGGATTATTCCCCCTAAATGAGTAGTATCCCGCATAGTAATTTTTAGAGTCCAATCATCACAAATCAGCAGCAATTCAATCAGGATGATCAATTCTCACTTCAACAAATCAAATGACACTCGTAGCCAATCCAATCGACCGGTTCGAAACCAAAATGCAGCGAGTAAACAAATCCCAGGATTCCTTCCCTTTTTACATGCGGTGCGGCGCGGCGGATGGCGCCCAACTAACAACTACTCCatggagagcggcggcggcggaggcggaggcggccgaaACGAATCGAGTCGCCCGGCGAGCAAGCCCCAGTAGATCTCTCTCGGGGAGGCGGGGTGCTCCGGCCTCTCagtacggcggcggcggggcgaagTGGCCGTAGGCGCGGAAGGAGCCGCCGGGGTGGCGATCGTCGAGGTGGATGTTGCTGGTGAGCTTGTGGAAGCCGCGGGTGTAGATGCCGAAGCCGAAGACGAGGCCGACGGCGACCAGCACCAGCACGATCAGCGTGCAGATGCAGCACGCCTTACTCGGGCAGCAGCACATCTTCTCCGCTCGCCCTCGCCTGATTCTCTCCTCTCGCCGCGCGCGGGGACGAAGGGGGTGCCGAGACGCTCGCGAAAGGGTGAGGCGCTTTTGCCTTTTGGCTTGGGTTCGCTCGGGACGGGAACTGGGGAGCGGTCGGGTCGTCCGGTCTGGGCGTACGtgcccggccgcgccggcggGCTATAAAGGGCGCGGCTGCTGGTGCTGGGTTGCCGAGGTGGGCCGGGTGGGGGGGAATCGATTCGGGTGCGCTCGTCCCGTCGGATGTGGCTTTGGCGGCCGGtgctgtggtggtggtggtcccGTCCCGTGGGGGCGACGCTTCGGCGGCCGCGGCTGGCTTCGGGGCGACGATTTCTCGGCCGAAAGAGAACGGGCCGCACGCGAGCGGGCTCCGTTTCACTCGCGCGGATCATGGACAGTTATTTCGGCCCACGGACGTGGCACGGCCTACTACGGGATTCCTTCTAATTCTTTCTCTCTAATGCTGAACTAAATAAACCTCTCGGCTCCCTCATCAACATGACACGGCCCACCACGCAAGCCCAACCAGccccatcttttttttttgaaaggaacAGCCCAACACCAACACACGAAGATCGCGCCAGTTCAATCTCAGCTTCCGCCTCCCGCCGCCACCTCCATGAACCATGAGAAAGCACCACAAGCTTCTCTTCCAGCGCCTTCTCCCCGGCCGGGCCAGCAAGCCCTACACCTCGGCCTCCCACCTCGCCACTCCCGCCGCCACCGCAGCCATCCCCGCGCCATCGTGCCTCAGCGCCCTCGACCTCGTGGACGCGGGGGAGCTCGCCCCGACCCCGCGCCTGTACCAGTCCCTCATCACCGCGTGCGCGCGGTCCAGGAGCCTtgccggcgcccgcgccgtcCACGCGCACCTGTCCCGCTCCCGTCTCGCTGCCGACGCCTTCCTCCTCAACTCGCTCGTCCACCTCTACTGCAGGTGCGGCGCCGTCTCGGACGCGCGCGGCGTGTTCGACGGGATGCCGGGCCGGGACGTGGTCTCCTGGACCTCGCTCATCGCCGGGTACGCGCAGAACGACATGCCGGCGGAGGCCGTTGCCCTGCTCCCCGGCATGCTCGAGGCGGGGTCCAAGCCCAACGGGTTCACGTTCGCCAGCCTCCTCAAGGCGGCCGGTGCCTGCGGTGAACGCGGGGTCGGGGAGCAGATACACGCGCTTGCCCTCAAGTGCAGCTGGGATGAGAATGTCTATGTGGGGAGCGCGCTTCTGGACATGTACGCGCGGTGTGGGCAGATGGACATGGCAGTTGCGGTGTTTGACCGGCTGGACTCGAGGAACGCGGTGTCTTGGAACGCACTGATTGCTGGGTTTGCAAGGAAGGGGGAAGGGGAGAACACGTTGATGACGTTTGcagggatgcagaggaatgcgTTTGAGGCGACACATTTTACGTACTCGAGCGTGTTCTCTGCCCTTGCTGGTATAGGTGCTCTTGAGCAGGGGAAATGGGTGCATGCACATATGATCAAGTCTGGAGAAAAACTGACTGCCTTTGTGGGAAACACAATGCTTGACATGTATGCAAAGTCTGGGAGCATCATTGATGCAAGAAAGGTGTTTGACCGTGTGGATCAGAAGGATCTAGTCACTTGGAACACGATGCTGACTGCGTTTGCACAGTACGGACTTGGAAAGGAAGCAGTTGCCCATTTTGAGGAGATGAGGAAATGTGGCATTCAGCTTAATCATATAACGTTCCTTTCAGTCTTGACTGCTTGTAGCCATGGAGGCCTGGTTAAGGAAGGAAAGCACTACTTTAACATGATGAAGGACTACAATGTGGAGCCTGAGATCGATCATTATGTTAGTTTTGTTGATCTGCTTGGTCGAGCTGGTTTACTGAATGAAGCTCTGGTCTTTGTCTTTAAAATGCCCATGAAACCAACAGCTGCTGTTTGGGGAGCCTTGCTTGGGGCATGCAGAATGCATAAGAACGCTAAAATAGGGCAATTTGCTGCTGATCATGTCTTTGAACTTGACCCAGATGATACTGGTCCACCTGTGCTGTTGTATAACATATATGCTTCCACAGGAAAGTGGGATGATGCAGCTAGAGTGAGGAAGATGATGAAGGCAACTGGTGTAAAGAAGGAGCCTGCATGCAGTTGGGTTGAGATTGAGAATTCGGTGCACATGTTTGTGGCAGATGATGATACCCATCCAAATGCAGCAGAGATATATAGGATGTGGGAAGAGATAAACATGAGGATTAGAAAAGCAGGATATATTCCCAATACAGAATATGTGCTTCTGCACATAAACGAACAAGAGAGGGCGACAAAGTTGCAGTACCATAGTGAGAAGATTGCACTTGCATTTGCACTGATCAACATGCCTGCAGGGGCAACGATTCGGATCATGAAGAACATTAGGATATGTGGGGATTGCCACTCTGCTTTCAATTATGTCTCCAAAGTTTTCAAGAGAGAGATTATTGTGAGGGACACTAATAGATTCCACCATTTCAGCAATGGTTCTTGTTCTTGTGGAGATTACTGGTGATTATGATTCTcttgtatatatatgtgtgttcaGAATGACAGGCTATCCATTCATCCATTTTGCTTGTTGGCTATGGGTTCATGCATTAACAGTGAGCAAGGCGGCATGATGAACCCATGTATTCTTTCTGATTGATGAAGACTGCTCTGCAGCCCTTAAGAGGAATGTGTGGGAACTGACTCCTGCAGAAATGAATTCTTGTTGTCCTTTTCAGCTAACTGGCATATGGGTTCCTGCAAGGGACATGGGAATTCGTCGCGATGCAGCCTCAGGACTGTGATTCTTCGATTGAAAAACGCACTTCAGGTAGCTTCTTTCAGGTACCCTTTTCCTAGAATCCATTTTGCTGTGTTGATATAAACCAGGTAGTTTGCAAGATGATATGTGTTTGCAACAGTGACAAAATTGTTTTGCTACTTACGCATTGCTACAGCTGACAATGCTGCATTTTTTTGCATTTCAGATTATATTGATGAAATATCCATGCCTTTTTAATTTTTATAGAGGCTGCTGCCTATTTGGGTAAAACCTGCCAAGCTGAGTTGCCATCGGACAGCTCTTTTGAAGTCAGTTGCAGTTCGGGCAAATGGCAGGCTAGTGTATCAGGAAATCGGCACTTTCACACCAGGGGCATAACGCTTCAATCAGTCGCAGCCGTTCTGTTTTGATCCAATGGATGAGACGAGCAAGGCCAATGGATGAGTCCCTCTTAGAAACGAAAGAAGCTCCTTTGATGATTGTATCAGAGAATTTTGTGACTGCTGCGGATCAAACTTGAAGATTAGGGGAAGAGAAAGATACATCTCTGGTCCTGTGTTGTAGGAGCTGGGCGTCGCACACCTGCACAATTTCGTGATCGTTGCATGTTGATTCTGCGTGATGTGCGGTTGTGCTCTCTGAAGTTTCAGTTGAAGAAGAAAAACTTGAGTGCTTTCTTGAGACCTCAAGTTGCCATTGAGACAAGCTGCAAACTCGTAATTTCCGTGTCCCTTTCCCCTTTGTTTGCTACATGAACAGATCTGAGGAAGATAGTCGTGCTGAATTGGCGGAAAGGAACCATCGCTAACTCTCTTATTGTCCACTCAGCTCATCGCCGCAGAACGCACACCGCTGGCTGGTCTGGTACCTCCTGAGATCGGGCATCCTTCCGCTAAGTCGCTGGCGCGCACTCCGAAGTTGCGTCCTACGACCGAGCGACGCCAGGTTTCAGCAGTGCCTTTCTGCGTGAGGACTGAGGGTGCTCTCGCACAATTTGGCACGGTACAGGTCGACCAGATCGTGCTGGATCCCATCGCAACAGATCGGCCGGTCGCTGAGTGGGGTCGGGGTGGAGTACCGGACCGGTTCTGTGATAA is part of the Panicum hallii strain FIL2 chromosome 2, PHallii_v3.1, whole genome shotgun sequence genome and encodes:
- the LOC112882677 gene encoding uncharacterized protein LOC112882677, translated to MCCCPSKACCICTLIVLVLVAVGLVFGFGIYTRGFHKLTSNIHLDDRHPGGSFRAYGHFAPPPPY
- the LOC112882415 gene encoding pentatricopeptide repeat-containing protein At3g24000, mitochondrial; translated protein: MRKHHKLLFQRLLPGRASKPYTSASHLATPAATAAIPAPSCLSALDLVDAGELAPTPRLYQSLITACARSRSLAGARAVHAHLSRSRLAADAFLLNSLVHLYCRCGAVSDARGVFDGMPGRDVVSWTSLIAGYAQNDMPAEAVALLPGMLEAGSKPNGFTFASLLKAAGACGERGVGEQIHALALKCSWDENVYVGSALLDMYARCGQMDMAVAVFDRLDSRNAVSWNALIAGFARKGEGENTLMTFAGMQRNAFEATHFTYSSVFSALAGIGALEQGKWVHAHMIKSGEKLTAFVGNTMLDMYAKSGSIIDARKVFDRVDQKDLVTWNTMLTAFAQYGLGKEAVAHFEEMRKCGIQLNHITFLSVLTACSHGGLVKEGKHYFNMMKDYNVEPEIDHYVSFVDLLGRAGLLNEALVFVFKMPMKPTAAVWGALLGACRMHKNAKIGQFAADHVFELDPDDTGPPVLLYNIYASTGKWDDAARVRKMMKATGVKKEPACSWVEIENSVHMFVADDDTHPNAAEIYRMWEEINMRIRKAGYIPNTEYVLLHINEQERATKLQYHSEKIALAFALINMPAGATIRIMKNIRICGDCHSAFNYVSKVFKREIIVRDTNRFHHFSNGSCSCGDYW